A stretch of DNA from Dehalobacterium formicoaceticum:
CAGAGTTCTTGGCATCAGGTGGAGTCTTTACTCCATCTGATGCTTAGAAATCGTTATCCAGGAACTTAGTGCCACTTATCCCACCGCTTTCACCTGACTAACTTGGCGTAAGTCTCCCGCATTAATTAAGGATATTCCTTGAAGAGATGTCTCCCCTGACTGCTAAAGCGGGAGTCAAACGCCAACTAAGTCATGCATTAGCAGTTCTAAAACTTGCTAAGAAAACCACTTAGCAAGTTAAGAACTTGCGTCAAGAAGCGGGGATATTAGTGGCAGTTAGTTATCGGATAAATGTAGTTATGTCTGATTAATGCTGTCATGTTGAGCATAGGTAAGGATGACATGTTAGGTTGTTCGATAAGTTTTAGCGTTGATAATGTACCGGTCCTTAGGATGAAAAAGATGCACTTTAATGGAGGTCATGAATTTAATGTCAAGCGTCACAGCTATTATTCCGGCTTTCAATGAAGAAAACACCATCGGCGGAATCGTTAAGGTTTTAAGTCAAATCACGGAAGTTAAAGAAATCATTGTCGTGAGTGACGGTTCGGCGGACAATACGGCGGAGAGAGCCCGGGCAGCAGGGGCTAAGGTAATTGAACTGCAGGAAAATGTGGGCAAAGGGGGCGCGATGAGCGCCGGCGTAGCTCAGGCTCAGTATGAGGTGATTCTTTTTCTGGATGCGGACCTGATTGGCCTTACTCCTACCCATGTCCGGGATATGCTTGATCCCGTGCTGAAGGGAGCAGCGGCTATGTCCATCGGGATTTTTGAAAAAGGCCGTTTAGCCACAGATCTGGCTCAGGTGGTTGCCCCCTATCTTTCCGGACAGCGAGTCCTGAGGAAGGACTTGCTGCGGGCAATGCGGGATGTTGAGGACAGTGGTTTCGGCGTGGAAGTAACCTTAACCAAATATGCCCATGACCATCATCTCAAGGTTCAGGAAGTAGAGCTGGCTGGGATGACCCATATTATGAAGGAAGAAAAATTGGGTTTCAAAAAAGGCTTGCAGGCGCGCATGAAAATGTATTGGCAAATCGCCAAGGCTGTTGGCATTGGGCTGAAGCATAAAAATGGTTATCACGATCAGCCTGATGAGCCAGATGAAGCCGTGGGAGCAGAGAAAAATAATCAGTGAGTTTGTGATACAGTGAACCTTCTAAATGAGGTGTACAGATGACAGATTTAAATGACTTAATCGCCCAATGTGGTCTCCCCCGGGAGACCAAAGCTGTTTTTAGACAGATGCAGGTAAAAAAAGCACGGATCAGTAGGAAAAAGAGATCTCTCACCCTGGTGGTGGAACTGCCCTGCCCGATTTCTGAGGAGGATGTGGGGTTTTTTTGTGCGCTGATTCAGGAAAATCTCCCTGCTTTTCAGGAGGTTGTTCTGGAAGTGATGACAGGGAGGGAAAACTACACCCTGGCTCAGGTGATTGAAAAGGAAAGAGGAGTGCTCCTGGAGACCTTGGAGGAGAAGGTTGCCGGTGTGAAAAATTGGCTGCATATGGCGAAATGGCAATGCGCTGATCTCCCTGCTCCCGATGGTTCCGGTCTTGAGGGGTTGATCTTAACCTTTCCCCATCCTTTTGCCGTGGAAATCTTAGAAGAAAAAAAACTGCCCCAGATTCTCGGCAGTCTGATGCATTTTCGCTACGGTCTGGATGTCCCAGTAGAACTGAAATTGGATGATGAGGCGGAAGAAAATTATGAGGAGCATGGCAGGGAAGGGGATAAGGATCAAGAGGCGATTCCTTACGAGGAAATAGACCGGGCGGCCCTTCTGCAATATTGCGCCGTCTCTGATTCTTCATCCCCCGCTGCTTCCCGGGGCGAGGGGAAAAAGGCGATCCCTACCCAGGGTGATGTGATCCTGGGCAAAGTGATTAAAGGGGAACCAATCCCTCTGGAAAAAATTAGGGAAGAAGAGCGGAGTGCGGTGGTCATGGGCCGGATTATTTCCCTGGCAACCAGGGAACTTCGCTCCGGCCGCACCTTAATCATCTTCGATCTTACCGACGATACCGACTCCATCAGCGTTAAGCTTTTTACAGATGAAAAAACCCCGGATAAGGTTTTTACCGCCCTGAAAAAAGGGGCCTGGGTAAAGGTGCGGGGTCCGGTTCAGACGGATAAATATTCCCAGGAATTAACCCTGATGGCTTATGATATCAGTACCGGGCAGGCGGTGGAGCGGGAGGATCACGCCCCGGAAAAAAGGGTGGAGCTTCATCTCCATACCAAAATGAGTTCCCTGGATGCGGTGGTGGATACCAGCCGGGTGGTGGCTCTTGCCGCCAAGTGGGGCCATCGGGCCATTGCCATCACTGACCACGGCGTGGTGCAGGCTTTTCCCGAGGCCTATCAGGCCGGCAAGGAACACAAGATTAAAATTATTTATGGGGTGGAAGGATACCTGATTGACGATGAAGAGACAGACATCCCCTGGCAAAAGCAAAAATCCCATCATATTATCATTTTAGTGAAGAACCAGGGGGGGTTGTTGAACTTATATCGTCTGATTTCTCTTTCCCATTTGGAAACTTATTATCGTAAGCCTCGGATTTTAAAAAGCGTCTTACAAAGGCACCGGGAGGGACTGATTTTAGGTTCTGCCTGTGAGGCGGGAGAATTGTATCGGGCGATACTAAACAAAAAAACCGGGGCAGAAATTGAAGGAATTGCCCAATTTTACGATTACCTGGAGATTCAGCCTCTGGGGAACAATGAATTTCTCGTGCGCAATGACCAGGTACCTGACCGCAAGAGCTTAATGGAAATCAACAAAACCATTATTGCTTTAGGGGAAAAACACCAAAAGCCGGTAGCGGCCACCGGGGATGTCCATTTTATCGAGGAGGGAGATGCCATCTATCGGAAGATCCTGATGGCAGGGAAAGGCTTTGAGGACGATATCCAGGCCCCCCTCTATTTCCGCACCACGGAAGAAATGCTGGCCGAGTTCTCCTATTTGGGAGAGGAGACGGCGCAAAAAGTGGTGATCCGGGATCCCAATTGGATCGCTGAACAAATTGAGGATGTTCTGCCCATTCCCCAGGAGCTTTACCCGCCGGAAATCGAGGGGGCTGAGGAACAGGTAGAGGAGATGACCTGGGGCACCGCCCGGTCTCTCTATGGAGAGACGCTGCCGAATCTCGTCCAGGCCAGAATTGATAAAGAGCTGAACTCCATTATCAAACACGGTTTTTCCGTGCTTTATTTGATCGCTCATAAACTGGTCAAGAAATCTAATGATGATGGTTATCTGGTAGGTTCCCGTGGTTCTGTGGGTTCCTCCATGGTGGCCACCATGATGGGGATTACCGAGGTTAATCCTTTGCCCCCTCACTATCGGTGTCCCGGATGTTGCTACAGCCGGTTTATCACCGATGGCTCCCTGGGTTCCGGACCGGACCTGCCTGATGAGGACTGTCCCCGGTGCGGAAAAGCTTTGGTCAAGGACGGCCACGACATTCCTTTTGAAACCTTCTTAGGTTTTGAAGGGGACAAGACCCCGGATATTGACCTGAATTTTTCTGGGGATTATCAGCCCCGGGCCCATAAATATGTAGAAGAACTTTTCGGCAAAGACCATGTCTTTCGCGCCGGCACCATTTCCACCATCGCAGAACGGACAGCTTTCGGCTTTGTGAAAAACTATTTGACGGACCGGAATCTTCAAGCCCGGGATGCGGAGGTTAATCGATTGGTTAGTGGCTGTTCCGGGGTAAAAAGAACCACGGGCCAGCACCCGGGAGGATTGATGGTGGTCCCGACCAAACTGGACATTCATAAATTTTCCCCCATTCAGCATCCGGCGGATGATATGAAATCCGATATTATCACCACCCATTTTGACTATCATTCCATCAGTGACCGCTTGGTCAAGCTGGATATCCTGGGTCATGATGATCCTACGATGATCAAAATGCTGGAAGATTTGACGGGGATTGACGCCAAGAACATTAAATTGGACGATCAGGAAACCTTATCCCTTTTTTCCGGGGTGGAGATATTAAAGGTGACACCGAAGGAGATTCGCTCTAATGTGGGTACCTATGGAGTACCGGAGTTTGGCACTAAATTTGTCCGCCAAATGCTGGAGGATATTCGGCCCAGCTCCTTTTCGGACCTGGTGCGTATCAGCGGATTCTCCCACGGCACCGACGTGTGGTTGAATAATGCCCAGGAATTAATTCGTTCCGGCACCTGCAAAACCTCAGAAACCATTTCCTGCCGGGATGACATTATGGTTTACCTGATGCAAAAGGGCCTGGAGCCCCAAATCGCCTTTAAAATCATGGAGGATGTGCGGAAAGGAAAAGGGGTCAAACCGGAATACGAAGGGGCGATGAAATCCTGCCAGGTGCCGGATTGGTATATTGACTCCTGCAAAAGAATTAAATATATGTTTCCCAAGGCTCATGCCACCGCTTATGTGACTATGGCCTACCGGATCGCCTGGTTCAAAGTCAACTTCCCGGAAGCCTTTTATGCCTCCTTCTTCTCCGTCCGGGCCGATGAATTTGATGCCGACCTGATGGTTCGGGGCGTGAAAGGGGTCTTAAGAGCCATGGACGAAATTGAGGGTAAAGGAAATGAGGCCAGCACCAAGGAAAAGAATCTGCTCACCATTCTGGAGGTGGTATTGGAAATGTATCAGCGGGGGATTGATCTCCTGCCGGTAAGTCTGGAAAACTCTGCCGCAGAAAAATTTCACATTACCGACCGGGGCATTCTGCCGCCTCTCTCCAGCCTGCAGGGATTGGGGGTTACGGCCGCCCACAATTTGGTGGCGGCCCGGGAAGAAAAACCCTTCTGCACCTGGGATGATATCCGTCTCCGGGGCAAGGCCAGCAAAACGGTGATCGATATGATGGCCGCCCACGGCTGCCTGGATCATTTGCCGGAAAGCAGTCAAATGTGTTTGTTCTAAAGTGGATCGGGATCAATGTTTCCACTATCGCATAAGAAAAACCGGGCGTTAGCCCGGTTTTTCCTATGCAAGAGCAAAAACAGGAGCTTTTTTTAAAGGAAATTAAACTAATCTCTTGAATTCTATCAATATGATTCATATCTATGATTTATATCTGGGAGGGATCCCCATCATGAAACTCATATCCGAAAGAAGCCATCCTGCTGAAATCAAGGATGTTATCGAGGAACTTACCAGGCAAAATAAACGTTTAACCATCATTAACCACATTGCCCAAAGCATCAATGTAGAGATGTCCTATGATGAAATCATCCATCAGGTTGCCGTGCCGCTGAAAAAGGTATTACCCTACGATCTATTAAGCTTTTGTCTCATTGAAAACAATCAATTGATTATTAAATCCGGTATCCCCAAGGAACAAAAAATTTTAGGCGAGGGATGGGTGCTTCATGCTGAAAATTCAGCTCCCTGGAAAGCAATCCATGACAAGCACTGTTTCTTGCGACAGGATATCCCCAACGACCCTCATCAGTATCAGGAGGACGAGGATTTACTTTCTCTTCCTATACGTTGCGCCATTATGGCGCCTCTTCTGGTTAATAATGAAGTCATCGGCGCTCTTAACTTCGGCAGCAAAAACACCTATGCCTATCGGGAGCATGATTTTCTTTTTGTCCAGCAATTAGCGGATCAATTAGCTGTATGCCTCAAAAACACTCAGCTTTTTAACCAAATTTCCAGAATTAAAGCAGATTGGGAACAAACCTTCCAAGCTGTCCCGGATCAATTGTTTCTCATGGATCAGAACTACACCGTCTTAAGGCATAACCAGCTTCCAGAGATCTCTACCTCTCCCGAACGACCGAAATGTTATCAGATCTGTAATCGCTGCCACGGCCACCTGCAGCTCTGTCCCGGGGGAGAAGCCTTTATCCAAGGTGAATCCGCCACTAAGGAGCTGATCAGTGCTGATCAGCAAAAGATTTATCTTATTTCCGCATACCCTGTCAGAACCAGTCAGGAAAAAGTCAGTAATGTGGTGCTCTATATTCAAGATATCACGGAAAAACGGTTGCTGGAATACAAGCTCTTTGGATCAGCAAAAATGGCTTCCATCGGGGAGATGGCAGCAGGAGTGGCTCATGAGTTGAACAGTACCCTGACCGCAATTATTGGCAACTCCGATTTGCTTTTAAGAAACCCCCTCTCGGAATATAAATCCACTAAGCTCCTTACTGATATAAGAAACTGCGGCCAGCGCAGCAAAAAAATCATCCAAAACCTGCTCACCTTTTCCCGACAGGATAATGTAGCCTTAGAAACTGTGCTAATTAATGATGTGGTGAAAAACAGTCTTTCCCTTATTTCCTATCAGATTGAAAAAAATAATATTACTATTCAAGAAAACTATCTGAGAAATATCCCTCCTTTGCTGGGTAACAAGCTCCAGTTGGAGCAAGTGGTGATTAATTTTCTTTTGAATGCCCGGGACGCATTACAAAAAAATGAAAATGGCACCATTACAATCAGCACCACCCTTACCGACGATATTAAAACAAGAACCACCTGGGCGGTGGTGACCGTGGAAGATAATGGCGAAGGCATTTCTAAAAAGAATCTTAATAAAATTTTCCAACCATTTTTTACCTTAAGAGCCAAGACAGGAGGTACGGGGCTGGGGCTCCCCCTCAGCCTGGGCATTGCCCAAACCCATGGAGGCAGGATTGAAGTATGGAGCGAATTAGGCAAAGGAAGCAAATTTTCCTTAATGCTTCCCCTTTGAGTATGGGATTCAAATCGATGATTTCCCAGGATAAGGAGGTCAAAATTATGGAAAAGCTAAAGATTCTCGTTATTGATGATGAAGTAGAAGTATGTACCTTCTTTTCCTTCTATTTTCAGGAGGAAAAAGGCCTGACTGTTCAGGTGGCTTATTCCGGCAAGGATGCCCGGGCATGTTTTTCTAATAACAGTTACGATCTGGCCTTGGTGGATTTGAAGCTTCCTGATGACGACGGTATCAGCCTGTTAAAAGCAATAAAGGCCTCCAACCCTTATTGCCGTGTGATGATTATGACTGGCTACAGCACCATTAAATCTGCCGTAGAAGCCATCAAATACGGTGCTGATGACTATATTGACAAGCCTTTTGACGATCTGAATCAACTGGATGAAATCCTAGGTCAGGTGCTCCAAGAGATCCAGGACGCCGAGCCTCATTTTACTCCGGAATTAGACGCGGATGCTTTAAACTACGGCATTGTCCTGGCCAAAAATAGTCCTCTGAAACAGGTGCTGGCCCTGGGAAAAAAAATCGCCAACAAAAAAATCCCCATTCTCATTGAAGGAGAAACAGGCACCGGCAAGGAGCTTTTAGCGCGCTTTATTCACGGCCATAGTCATCGGGGGAACCAACCTTTCATTCCTGTTAATTGCGGTGCCCTGACAGAGACCTTATTAGAAAGTGAATTATTCGGCTACGAAAAAGGTGCCTTTACCGGGGCATCAGGCACCAGAAAAGGATTTTTTGAGATTGCTCACAACAGCACTCTTTTTCTGGACGAGATTAATAGTGCCTCCCCGGCCATCCAATTAAAGCTGCTACGGGTTTTAGAGACAGGAGAATTCTTTCGCGTGGGCGGGGAAACGCCTGTTAAAACAGACGTGCGCATTATCGCCGCTTCCAATCAAAATCTGCGGCAAGCTGTGCAAGAAGGGTATTTTCGCGAGGATCTCTTCTATCGATTAGATGTGGTTAAGTTACTGTTGCCATCCTTGAAGGAGAGAAAAGCAGACCTCCCCCTGCTCATTCAATATTTTATTGATAAGAATAAACCGGAAAAAGGGGAGGGATCCTTGATTTCTTTTACCCCGAAGGCCTTTGAAGCACTGATGAATTATTCCTGGCCCGGGAATGTGAGAGAGCTATCCAATATCATCATCCGTGCTTTAACCCTATGTGAGGAAAAGGAAATACCTGCTCATATCCTGCCCAAACATATTCTGGGCACTTCTGTCTCCATGACACTGTCTGAGGAGCAGGGTAAAGACTGGCACAGTTGGCGGGAAAATCAATTACATTTCATTATGAGTCAGGATTCCATTCAGTTTATGGACATCCTGGAAAAATGGGAGGCTGAAAAATGCCTTTTTCTGCAATCACTCATTATGGAGGTCCTGAAAAAAACAGAAAATGATCAAAAAGAAGCGGCACGGCTTTTAGGTATTACCCCTCGAACCCTGCGTTACTGGAAAAATGAACAAAAATGATAGCTTTTCAAAGAGGATCAGGAAGAAATTGATCCTCTTTATCATTTAATGACCTAACCGCCACAGTAAATAGCCGTAATATCGATAATGCCGTTTTTTCGGCTATTTGGCCCATGAATAAATTAATTTTATCAAACATGGATAAATCATATAATTATCCTTTATAATGCCCTGTCTAAACTTTAATATATCTGGTTCATATAGCCGAAATCTCGGCTGCCAAATTATTGCATTCCTTTCTTTTCTTACTCCTGCTTAGTTTTCGGAGAATCCCCTCCTTGGCACCCTTCTTGCACTATACATATCACATATCACATCAACCATATTCCGTATTTCATTTTAAACTTCACTTTCCATATTTTGCTTTTTACTACCACTTGCTGCATACGACAAATTGCTTCCCTGAAATCTTATTGACAAAGGAAAAGGAGGTTCATGCTCATGATAGAGGAGTATTATTTCGCAAAATCAGTCTCTGATGCCCTATTTTTCCTCAAGGAAAATCAAGGTCAAGCTCGGATTATTGCCGGTGGTACAGATTTATTGTTGGATCTCGCGGATGAAAAAAAGCATGCGGCCAAACTGGTGGATATCACCCACATCTCCGAACTGGCAGAAATCACGGTGGAAGAAAATTTCATGCGCATCGGCGCCGCCGTGACCCATACCCAGATTACCAGATCGCCCCACATTCAAAAACACTTCCCGGCCTTGGCTGCAGCTTCCGGTAAAGTAGGTTCTTTACAAATTAGAAATATTTCCACCTTGGTGGGAAATATTATCAATGCCCAACCGGCAGCAGACGGAGCTGTTGCCTTAAGTGCCTTAGATGCCCGCATTGAGATGATGTCCGAAGGGAGCTTAAGCACTTTGCCCTTGGATGATGCTTATCTGGGCACGGGAAAAAGCGCTGTCAATAGCCAGGCGCAACTGGTCACCGGCGTGATCATTCCTCTGCCCCAGAAAAATCAAAGCTCCGCTTTTATTCGTCTGGAGCAAAGAAAGGCTCTGGCACTGCCGATGTTAAATGTGGCTGTTAATGTTACACTGGATGCTTCACTGGAAGGCTTTGTCAGAGCAGCCATCGTGATGGCGCCTGTAGGTCCCAAACCCACTCATGCAATGGAAGCAGAAGCTTTTCTGCAGAATGTCCCCGTCACACCGGACACAATTAGGCAAGCTGCCCAATTAGCTGCCAAGGAAGCTAATCCCCGTACCAGCCTGATTCGCGGCTCAAGAGAATATCGTATCAATGTCTTACCGGTATTGGTACAAAGAGCCCTTGATCAGGCAATACAACAAATCAAGCAGGACAATCATTTAATGTAAAGGAGGCACTTCCGCTATGTTTAACCTAAAATTCACCTTAAACGGAGAGGCTGCAGAAGTCTTGGTTGCTCATGGGGCAATGCTGGTTGATATTCTGCGGGATCAGCTGACCTTAACCGGCACAAAAAAGGCTGCGGCAAAGGAGAATGCGGAGCCTGTACCGTAATTATGAACGGTATTGCCGTAAACTCATGTATGATCCCCGCGATGAAGGCCTTTGGCTCAGTGATTGAAACCATTGAAGGGATTGCTCCTAAGAATGGGGTGCATCCCCTCCAGGAATCCTTTATGGATGAAGGGGCAGTCCAATGCGGCTTTTGTACCCCGGGGATGATCATGTCTGCCAAGGCCTTGTTGGATCATAGACCTCACCCTACCTCAGAAGAAATTAAGGAAGCGATCGGCGGAAATATCTGTCGCTGCACAGGCTATGTGAAAATTGAGAAGGCCATCCAAAGAGCGGCTGAAGAAATAGAAAAAGCAAAAAATGAAGAAGTAAAGTGCCAAAAAGGGAGGGATTCTTGTGCAAACCTTTAATATCGTTGGGAAAAATATTCGCAGAAATGATGCTTTGGAAAAGGTCACCGGAACGGCCACCTTTTCCAGCGATCTGAATTTACCCGGCATGCTTCATGGTAAGGTTTTAAGAAGTCCCCATCCTCACGCCAAAATTTTATCAATTGATACCTCGGAAGCAGAAAAATATCCTGGCGTCAAAGCTGTCGCCACCTGGGAAAATACCCCCCGGGTATTGTTTAATACTTCTGCTTCCATGACTTTTACCGTACCTCATCTCACACCGGTGCTGGATCAATATATCTTTGATCAGGTGGTGCGCTATGTGGGAGATGAGGTCGCCGCTGTTGCCGCAGTCAGCGAGGAGGCAGCCGCGGAAGCCCTGAAGCTGATCAAGGTAGAGTATGAGCTGTTACCTGCTGTTTTTGATCCTTTAGATGCCATCAGAGAAGATGCTCCAATCATTCATGAAAGCAAAACCGGGAAAAATATTTCCGGGGAGATTGTCAATATTCAACTGGGGGATACAGAGGCCGGCTTTGCCGAATGCGATCTGGTTCTTGAAGAAACATTTAAGCTTCCGGTGCAAAAACAAGTTCAGTTAGAAACCCAGGCTGCAGTAGCTCGTGTGGGCACCAACGGAGAAATTACAGTTTATTCCACAACCCAAACACCCCACCCCAGCAAAATGATTTTAGCCGGAATCTTTGGTATCCCCCAGAGTAAGGTTCGTGTCCTTAATCCCCCTTATGTAGGGGGAGGATTCGGCGTCCGTATTGGTCTCAGCGCCAAAGCGGAACCCATAGCTGTTGCCCTGGCACAGCTTTCCGGTCATCCGGTAAAAGTAGTCTATTCCCGTGAAGAAGATTTTATCGCTTCGGATACCAGACACGGGGGTTACGTAACCATCAAGCTAGGTGCCAAAAAAGACGGTACCTTTCATGCCATTCAGCTTCAATCAAGGTTGAACGGCGGCGCCTACTGCAGCTTTGGGGGAGAGGTACCTGGAGTCCTGGGAGCAATGGGTCTGTCTGTTTACCGCATTCCCCACCAAAGTTATCAGGGATATACCGTCTATACGAATCGCACCCCTGCCGGTGCTATGCGAGGTTTTGGAAATCCCCAAGCCATGTTTGCCATTGAATCCATGGTAGATATGATGGCAGAAAAATTAGGCATGGATCTTTTAGAGCTCCATCGGAAAAACATTATGCAGGTGGGAGACACTTGGTGCCTGCCCTATGCTTGCTCCTCCACCGGGCTTATGGAATGTATGGAAAAAGCCGCTCAAAGTATCGGCTGGGAAAGAAGGGGTAAATTAAATCAACCGGGAGACACAAAACGTCGGGGCATCGGTATGGGTGTAGGTACCCATGTCAGCAACTCCTGGCCCTTCTGTGTCGACTATGATAATGCCTTAATCACGATACAGCAGGATGGCTCCGTATTGTTATCCTCCGGTGTTCCGGATATCGGTACCGGCACAACCACCACCCTGCCCCAGTTAGCAGCCGAAGTTTTAGGTATTTCCATGGAGCAAATATATATGACCTTTGCCGATACTCTTACCACTCCCTTCGATATTGGCAGCCATGCCAGCCGCACCCTGTATGCCGCCGGAACAGCCGTTATTGCCGCGGCGCAAGATGCTAAACAACAAATATTAGAATATGCGGCGGATCTTTTAGATACACCGGCAGAACGATTAGATATCAAAGAAGGTATGGTCCATATTCAAGGACAGCCCTTTGGCATCTGCTACGGCAGTGATGCCTGTAAAATGGGGAACGCCAAGTTCACAAGTATCACTCTTAAGGATCTGGCCTACTATGCCCATCTGAGAAATAAACAATTTATCGGTGTAGGTCGTATCATTCCGGCTAATGCTCCGCCTTGGCATGCACACTTTGTAGAGGTAGAGGTAGATACGGAAACCGGTGTGATCCAGATCATTAAGGTAGCAGCCGCCCATGACGTAGGTCGGGCTATCAATCCCAAAATTGTGGAAGGACAAATTGAAGGTGGCGTGGTAATGGGTCTCGGTTATGCCCTGGGAGAAGAAATTCTTGTGGACGATAAAGGTAAACCTCAACACACCGGCATCCATAAATATTTCCTGCCCACCGCCATGGATATTCCGGAGATTGATGCCATGTATGTGGAATCCATTGATCCCACCGGCCCCTTTGGCGCCAAGGGTGTAGGAGAATGTGGCTTGGTACCTACGGCACCAGCTGTAGCGACAGCAGTATTTGATGCCATCGGCATACGTTTTACC
This window harbors:
- a CDS encoding glycosyltransferase family 2 protein, encoding MSSVTAIIPAFNEENTIGGIVKVLSQITEVKEIIVVSDGSADNTAERARAAGAKVIELQENVGKGGAMSAGVAQAQYEVILFLDADLIGLTPTHVRDMLDPVLKGAAAMSIGIFEKGRLATDLAQVVAPYLSGQRVLRKDLLRAMRDVEDSGFGVEVTLTKYAHDHHLKVQEVELAGMTHIMKEEKLGFKKGLQARMKMYWQIAKAVGIGLKHKNGYHDQPDEPDEAVGAEKNNQ
- a CDS encoding PolC-type DNA polymerase III gives rise to the protein MTDLNDLIAQCGLPRETKAVFRQMQVKKARISRKKRSLTLVVELPCPISEEDVGFFCALIQENLPAFQEVVLEVMTGRENYTLAQVIEKERGVLLETLEEKVAGVKNWLHMAKWQCADLPAPDGSGLEGLILTFPHPFAVEILEEKKLPQILGSLMHFRYGLDVPVELKLDDEAEENYEEHGREGDKDQEAIPYEEIDRAALLQYCAVSDSSSPAASRGEGKKAIPTQGDVILGKVIKGEPIPLEKIREEERSAVVMGRIISLATRELRSGRTLIIFDLTDDTDSISVKLFTDEKTPDKVFTALKKGAWVKVRGPVQTDKYSQELTLMAYDISTGQAVEREDHAPEKRVELHLHTKMSSLDAVVDTSRVVALAAKWGHRAIAITDHGVVQAFPEAYQAGKEHKIKIIYGVEGYLIDDEETDIPWQKQKSHHIIILVKNQGGLLNLYRLISLSHLETYYRKPRILKSVLQRHREGLILGSACEAGELYRAILNKKTGAEIEGIAQFYDYLEIQPLGNNEFLVRNDQVPDRKSLMEINKTIIALGEKHQKPVAATGDVHFIEEGDAIYRKILMAGKGFEDDIQAPLYFRTTEEMLAEFSYLGEETAQKVVIRDPNWIAEQIEDVLPIPQELYPPEIEGAEEQVEEMTWGTARSLYGETLPNLVQARIDKELNSIIKHGFSVLYLIAHKLVKKSNDDGYLVGSRGSVGSSMVATMMGITEVNPLPPHYRCPGCCYSRFITDGSLGSGPDLPDEDCPRCGKALVKDGHDIPFETFLGFEGDKTPDIDLNFSGDYQPRAHKYVEELFGKDHVFRAGTISTIAERTAFGFVKNYLTDRNLQARDAEVNRLVSGCSGVKRTTGQHPGGLMVVPTKLDIHKFSPIQHPADDMKSDIITTHFDYHSISDRLVKLDILGHDDPTMIKMLEDLTGIDAKNIKLDDQETLSLFSGVEILKVTPKEIRSNVGTYGVPEFGTKFVRQMLEDIRPSSFSDLVRISGFSHGTDVWLNNAQELIRSGTCKTSETISCRDDIMVYLMQKGLEPQIAFKIMEDVRKGKGVKPEYEGAMKSCQVPDWYIDSCKRIKYMFPKAHATAYVTMAYRIAWFKVNFPEAFYASFFSVRADEFDADLMVRGVKGVLRAMDEIEGKGNEASTKEKNLLTILEVVLEMYQRGIDLLPVSLENSAAEKFHITDRGILPPLSSLQGLGVTAAHNLVAAREEKPFCTWDDIRLRGKASKTVIDMMAAHGCLDHLPESSQMCLF
- a CDS encoding GAF domain-containing sensor histidine kinase; this encodes MKLISERSHPAEIKDVIEELTRQNKRLTIINHIAQSINVEMSYDEIIHQVAVPLKKVLPYDLLSFCLIENNQLIIKSGIPKEQKILGEGWVLHAENSAPWKAIHDKHCFLRQDIPNDPHQYQEDEDLLSLPIRCAIMAPLLVNNEVIGALNFGSKNTYAYREHDFLFVQQLADQLAVCLKNTQLFNQISRIKADWEQTFQAVPDQLFLMDQNYTVLRHNQLPEISTSPERPKCYQICNRCHGHLQLCPGGEAFIQGESATKELISADQQKIYLISAYPVRTSQEKVSNVVLYIQDITEKRLLEYKLFGSAKMASIGEMAAGVAHELNSTLTAIIGNSDLLLRNPLSEYKSTKLLTDIRNCGQRSKKIIQNLLTFSRQDNVALETVLINDVVKNSLSLISYQIEKNNITIQENYLRNIPPLLGNKLQLEQVVINFLLNARDALQKNENGTITISTTLTDDIKTRTTWAVVTVEDNGEGISKKNLNKIFQPFFTLRAKTGGTGLGLPLSLGIAQTHGGRIEVWSELGKGSKFSLMLPL
- a CDS encoding sigma-54-dependent transcriptional regulator, with translation MEKLKILVIDDEVEVCTFFSFYFQEEKGLTVQVAYSGKDARACFSNNSYDLALVDLKLPDDDGISLLKAIKASNPYCRVMIMTGYSTIKSAVEAIKYGADDYIDKPFDDLNQLDEILGQVLQEIQDAEPHFTPELDADALNYGIVLAKNSPLKQVLALGKKIANKKIPILIEGETGTGKELLARFIHGHSHRGNQPFIPVNCGALTETLLESELFGYEKGAFTGASGTRKGFFEIAHNSTLFLDEINSASPAIQLKLLRVLETGEFFRVGGETPVKTDVRIIAASNQNLRQAVQEGYFREDLFYRLDVVKLLLPSLKERKADLPLLIQYFIDKNKPEKGEGSLISFTPKAFEALMNYSWPGNVRELSNIIIRALTLCEEKEIPAHILPKHILGTSVSMTLSEEQGKDWHSWRENQLHFIMSQDSIQFMDILEKWEAEKCLFLQSLIMEVLKKTENDQKEAARLLGITPRTLRYWKNEQK
- a CDS encoding FAD binding domain-containing protein; the encoded protein is MIEEYYFAKSVSDALFFLKENQGQARIIAGGTDLLLDLADEKKHAAKLVDITHISELAEITVEENFMRIGAAVTHTQITRSPHIQKHFPALAAASGKVGSLQIRNISTLVGNIINAQPAADGAVALSALDARIEMMSEGSLSTLPLDDAYLGTGKSAVNSQAQLVTGVIIPLPQKNQSSAFIRLEQRKALALPMLNVAVNVTLDASLEGFVRAAIVMAPVGPKPTHAMEAEAFLQNVPVTPDTIRQAAQLAAKEANPRTSLIRGSREYRINVLPVLVQRALDQAIQQIKQDNHLM
- a CDS encoding (2Fe-2S)-binding protein; the protein is MNGIAVNSCMIPAMKAFGSVIETIEGIAPKNGVHPLQESFMDEGAVQCGFCTPGMIMSAKALLDHRPHPTSEEIKEAIGGNICRCTGYVKIEKAIQRAAEEIEKAKNEEVKCQKGRDSCANL